One Sanguibacter sp. HDW7 DNA window includes the following coding sequences:
- a CDS encoding FHA domain-containing protein has product MIVPRSVPGDWYAVVTDGVAVLLPSLTTPGLLGEVWDALRDGAGISEVRGLVGDAVPACGAVSVVGGAVQAALLGDVVLSVRTLTGQDVHRGEPGRWNELEIGEASSLVLEAFGAVRAPGGSLPVLAAVVPSAAVELGLVAEASPHGTGTVLVAPAAPVEDPIPEGDLDEDDDTVLRVTPELRAQVEAIASATEPPEQDVTTADSPLTPSAGVHIVDAEPEQDLPSDEDHLDAMTILGVDSGLRAQVDAIGAAHGAAPQRDLSFDEDHLDAMTILGVDGGLRAQVDAIAAAEAQKAAAPPLPPATPEPSISLPQAPVPPPVPALLPPPVPAPVAASSRVDAVADHDGFTVMSSDLVEIRKNLPTWKGDRVPGPFAVPAERGPAKLVMSSGLVMSSGLVVTLERTVLIGRAPVVSRVPNRSLPRLVTVPSPHHDISRTHAQVQDDGDRVFVTDLHSTNGVVVHAAGGAPVRLAPGVPTLLALGATVDIGDGVTFSVVRDR; this is encoded by the coding sequence GTGATCGTCCCCCGTTCGGTCCCGGGCGACTGGTACGCGGTCGTCACGGACGGCGTCGCCGTCCTGCTCCCGTCGCTCACGACGCCGGGCCTCCTCGGTGAGGTCTGGGACGCGTTGCGTGACGGTGCAGGCATCTCTGAGGTGCGCGGTCTCGTCGGCGATGCGGTGCCTGCGTGCGGCGCCGTGTCCGTCGTCGGCGGTGCCGTCCAGGCCGCGCTGCTCGGTGACGTCGTGCTCTCGGTGCGCACCCTGACCGGGCAGGACGTCCACCGTGGCGAGCCCGGCCGGTGGAACGAGCTCGAGATCGGTGAGGCGAGCAGCCTCGTCCTCGAGGCCTTCGGTGCCGTGCGCGCGCCCGGCGGGTCGCTCCCTGTCCTCGCCGCGGTCGTGCCGTCAGCGGCCGTCGAGCTCGGACTGGTCGCCGAGGCCTCGCCCCACGGGACGGGGACCGTCCTCGTGGCGCCAGCGGCGCCGGTCGAGGACCCGATTCCCGAGGGGGACCTCGACGAGGACGACGACACGGTCCTGCGCGTGACGCCCGAGCTTCGGGCGCAGGTCGAGGCCATCGCCTCGGCGACGGAGCCTCCGGAGCAGGACGTCACGACGGCCGACTCGCCACTGACCCCCTCGGCCGGCGTCCACATCGTCGACGCGGAGCCTGAGCAGGACCTCCCGTCCGACGAGGACCACCTCGATGCCATGACGATCCTCGGTGTCGACAGCGGCCTGCGGGCGCAGGTCGACGCGATCGGGGCCGCGCACGGCGCAGCACCGCAGCGCGATCTCTCGTTCGACGAGGACCACCTCGATGCCATGACGATCCTCGGCGTCGACGGCGGCCTGCGGGCGCAGGTCGACGCGATCGCCGCGGCGGAGGCTCAGAAGGCTGCGGCGCCGCCGCTGCCGCCGGCCACGCCGGAGCCGTCGATCTCGCTGCCCCAGGCCCCCGTGCCCCCGCCCGTGCCTGCTCTCCTTCCCCCGCCCGTGCCGGCGCCGGTCGCCGCGAGCTCGCGCGTCGACGCGGTCGCGGACCACGACGGGTTCACGGTCATGAGCTCGGACCTGGTCGAGATCCGCAAGAACCTCCCCACGTGGAAGGGTGACCGTGTGCCGGGTCCGTTCGCGGTCCCGGCCGAGCGCGGCCCAGCAAAGCTCGTCATGTCGTCCGGCCTCGTCATGTCGTCCGGCCTCGTCGTCACGCTCGAGCGCACGGTCCTCATCGGCCGCGCTCCCGTCGTGAGCCGCGTGCCCAACCGTTCGCTGCCGCGTCTCGTCACGGTGCCGAGCCCGCACCACGACATCTCGCGCACGCACGCGCAGGTGCAGGACGACGGAGACCGCGTGTTCGTCACGGACCTCCACTCGACCAACGGTGTCGTCGTCCACGCCGCCGGAGGCGCACCCGTGCGCCTCGCCCCGGGCGTGCCGACGCTCCTCGCCCTCGGCGCGACCGTCGACATCGGCGACGGCGTCACCTTTTCGGTGGTGCGCGACCGGTGA
- a CDS encoding serine/threonine-protein kinase, which produces MRARREPASPPLIPGFEYVKLLGLGGFADVFEYRQDLPSRSVAVKVLLASSLDDETRVRFSTEANLMAQLSHHPSIVTIHHADISADGRPYLVMEYCSRPGIGARYRTERISVQETLRTGIRLASAVESAHRLGILHRDIKPANILTTDFGYPALTDFGIAAATGGAGAAGTGMSIPWSPPELLQSDPHGDTRADVYSLGATVYSMLAGRSPFEIAGQPNGAADLIYRIERSPLPNIDRDDVPPALQAVLARSMSKDPVRRYPTAVGLAHALQQIERSLGLTVTQIDVLDPAERAVPRARPATAEVTAEATRARPIVTIDPSAQSPAPPQAPVAPVPAPYAPVASAPAAAPFGTPAAPGAYGYPGAPVAPSSPSYLAPAPQPMAAAPATVQAPGASRGGAGRTVAIVVSVIVLAGVLLGAAYLAFGRDAGVGPSPSPTVTTAEPSPEPTTITSGRVPSPTNLQSSVVSEGLVRFTWVNPEPLEGDGYLWGLEDSENRERVELPYVDVPVPDGEDRVCIEVSLVRSNGQMSTTPLEGCFR; this is translated from the coding sequence GTGAGAGCACGTCGAGAGCCCGCGAGCCCGCCGCTGATCCCTGGCTTCGAGTACGTCAAGCTTCTCGGGCTCGGTGGGTTCGCGGACGTCTTCGAGTACCGCCAGGACCTGCCGTCACGTTCCGTGGCGGTCAAGGTGCTGCTCGCGAGCTCGCTCGACGACGAGACGCGCGTGCGGTTCTCGACCGAGGCCAACCTCATGGCCCAGCTCTCGCACCACCCGTCGATCGTCACGATCCACCACGCCGACATCTCGGCCGACGGCCGGCCGTACCTCGTCATGGAGTACTGCTCGCGGCCAGGCATCGGGGCGCGCTACCGCACCGAGCGGATCTCCGTGCAGGAGACGCTGCGCACGGGGATCCGGCTCGCGTCCGCGGTCGAGTCCGCGCACCGGCTCGGGATCCTCCACCGTGACATCAAGCCGGCGAACATCCTCACGACCGACTTCGGCTACCCCGCGCTCACGGACTTCGGCATCGCCGCCGCGACCGGTGGTGCGGGCGCCGCGGGCACGGGCATGTCGATCCCGTGGTCCCCGCCCGAGCTCCTGCAGTCGGACCCGCACGGCGACACGCGTGCCGACGTCTACTCGCTCGGCGCGACCGTCTACTCGATGCTCGCCGGCCGCTCTCCGTTCGAGATCGCGGGGCAGCCGAACGGCGCCGCCGACCTCATCTACCGCATCGAGCGCTCGCCGCTGCCGAACATCGACCGCGACGACGTGCCGCCCGCGCTCCAGGCGGTGCTCGCCCGCTCGATGAGCAAGGACCCGGTGCGGCGTTACCCGACGGCCGTCGGCCTCGCGCACGCTCTCCAGCAGATCGAGCGCTCGCTCGGTCTCACGGTGACGCAGATCGACGTGCTCGACCCCGCGGAGCGCGCGGTGCCGCGCGCACGTCCGGCGACGGCCGAGGTCACGGCGGAGGCGACGCGTGCGCGTCCCATCGTGACGATCGACCCGTCGGCGCAGTCGCCGGCTCCGCCGCAGGCCCCTGTGGCGCCCGTCCCCGCGCCCTACGCCCCCGTGGCGTCGGCCCCCGCGGCGGCGCCCTTCGGCACCCCGGCGGCTCCGGGCGCGTACGGCTACCCGGGTGCGCCGGTCGCGCCGAGCAGCCCGAGCTACCTCGCGCCGGCGCCCCAGCCCATGGCCGCCGCGCCCGCCACGGTGCAGGCCCCGGGTGCGTCGCGGGGCGGCGCGGGCCGCACCGTCGCGATCGTCGTCTCCGTCATCGTCCTCGCAGGGGTGCTCCTCGGCGCCGCCTACCTCGCCTTCGGTCGCGACGCCGGCGTCGGGCCGAGCCCGAGCCCGACGGTGACGACGGCCGAGCCGAGCCCGGAGCCGACGACGATCACGTCGGGACGCGTGCCCTCGCCCACGAACCTCCAGTCGTCCGTGGTGAGCGAGGGTCTCGTGCGCTTCACGTGGGTCAACCCGGAGCCGCTCGAGGGCGACGGCTACCTCTGGGGCCTCGAGGACTCCGAGAACCGTGAACGCGTCGAGCTCCCGTACGTCGACGTGCCCGTGCCGGACGGCGAGGACCGCGTGTGCATCGAGGTCTCGCTCGTGCGGAGCAACGGCCAGATGTCGACGACCCCGCTCGAAGGGTGCTTCCGGTGA
- a CDS encoding fibronectin type III domain-containing protein yields MTTSNRRARQLDRAAGLSPRRRWATYSAVGLVPAILATLALVNPGVTVEQVELNDGGVWLTYRHQQKLARYNSQVKELEEGLVAQSGNLFEVLQSGSDVVLVEPGGLTVVDPASVALTSTVETTGTERVSVAGGSYVVTSADGHVWAGRASDLGALKLDPDTATLTLGAGALAVATESGDVVALDPATGVVHRGDLDDEALSFTEDGTMKAAGEAVTAALAASANPPAGVDAVVGGIAQPVQAAAVGDRLVVLAGTTIFSDDWSRDISDAGADPVLQLTGPAHDVALVATGTNLVRIPMDGGKHELVTPGSTGDAAAPVVARGCEYGAWSTPTASYLRRCAGQDDQVESLDGMTPTTKLRYRVNRGVVVLNDVVGGMMWLPEDVPQMLTPNWQDIEDRTESENDADADAQDQEKDDSVDACREEESEPMPEADTFGARAGRTTVLPVLDNDVNTECGVLTVATVEPLPEDVGRIQPIAGGRALQVVVRPGASGTYTLAYTVSDGRRRTTPPTSTVTIRIAADGVDGQPKQVRVPVVEVEARAMTEIDVLAAFVDPDGDDLRLVGASTGEGAQVTSRQDGLLRFQAGDRLGRHKVVVRVTDGTSEPVEGEVFVDVRAAGTLPPRLDPVLAETFVDTPVQVDVLEAVRPTTVAPVALTAVDVVDGVDIAPDLATGTFSFSAPTAGSYYVPFTVTAGSQTARGLARIEVLQRPESVLPPVAVSDRAMLPNGGEVTIAPTANDTDPNGLVLVLTSVRAEEGSALRLGIVQHELLRITSTRQLERPEKVRYTVSNGLTESTGEILVIPTAAEAKDRAPVVQDVEVSVRTGGVVTIPVLDGASDPDGDTVSLRRTLVEEPTDGLMFVSGDVLRFQAPSSPSTATARFAVVDPHGNEAAARVTINVRASDPATKAPPRPKDVEARVFSGQRVRVQIPLVGIDDDGDGVQLLGQASAPALGRIMSVGPDYLEYEAFAESSGTDTFTYAVEDWVGQRAVATVRVGVAKAPADPPAIVARDDEVRVRPGERVEVRVLLNDVDPSGGDLTLDPELKPVEGIAELTVEGRRIVATAPEKPGTYNVPYRVTNQFGSWATATLAIVVSTDATILPPVANDVVVPATETIGKTSVAVDVLAVAVNPSGPLSDLALTVPASHADMARVTPDGKVEVTLGDTGRTVPFLLTNTRPEAEGAHAYAFVTVPAYGEFPPIKRPKARELRVGAGEELLIDIAEFVQVGPGKTARIASEESVSATRHDGSKLVQDETTLRYVSDKSFQGGPASITFDVIDGPVGMPGTRTATISLPITVFATATVPPTFAPRLLEVAQGGEAISLDLTRVTIGPEGIVAEQNRYTYSLVQAPSGSSGVTATLSGSVLTLSAAAGATRGAVGTVSLAIGYGDGQSLPAQIDFRVLASDKPLARVSNVERDVTAGETVTFDVLDGSFNPFTRALHVVSAANETPGVSAAVSKSDSSVTVTPPADHVGRITVRFAVRDETDDPTREVGGQIVLNVRSVPDAPTGLRIGTVGNRSVELSWLAPAANGSPITGYTVVDQAGKEYACAATSCTLNDLTNGTDYTFSVRATNAIGSSEQSSKAGPATPDTLPEAPAVPTVTFGDGTLDVRWNEPKTEGSPVAKYRVELRGTGAPAGTVDVSGLSRTFEGLRNGEQYSVRVRAVSSRDQEGPWSPTATEVPAGKPGAPTSVTAIRNAKSAIGSGVVDVRWEASATNGAAIKSYVVTATPEGGGSPITGRTSSGTSVQLEGARNGVVYQIAVVASNKAGDGMPGNTTVRTWAAPLSATGGKAQGFEDNQFGNGRVTYSWSAPKETGGVGIQIDHYRVKFGSRESTVTSESFTADGVAGGTDSPTVNVKACTVPESGSSEVCSADWLSIPGLPVITAPLAGKVTPDPGSGPAAYKISVRAPEGAELGGDLGASTVARLFIDGVKTEERTVPSGETVVFSSGSTEIPAGTVVKASLATMNRYGQSAVSEESYSVTAPPEPGAPIASVVTCDYGRACISWTYDNPSKFWKLQKFLVRIRIDGGEVKEYEATKGQRAWTHPDVLDGTKFQVQVGAVTEFLGGQRTKWSDERPGVIAHPDPDPTDPPTTPAPTETTSPPAAGGGD; encoded by the coding sequence GTGACCACGAGCAATCGCAGGGCCAGGCAGCTCGACCGGGCGGCAGGTCTCTCGCCGCGCCGCCGCTGGGCGACGTACTCGGCCGTCGGCCTCGTGCCCGCGATCCTCGCGACGCTCGCGCTCGTCAACCCCGGCGTCACGGTCGAGCAGGTCGAGCTCAACGACGGCGGCGTGTGGCTGACGTACCGGCACCAGCAGAAGCTCGCGCGCTACAACTCACAGGTCAAGGAGCTCGAGGAAGGACTCGTCGCGCAGTCCGGCAACCTCTTCGAGGTCCTGCAGTCGGGCTCTGACGTCGTGCTCGTCGAGCCTGGTGGTCTCACGGTCGTCGACCCGGCGTCCGTGGCTCTCACCAGCACGGTCGAGACGACGGGCACGGAGCGCGTGTCCGTCGCCGGCGGCTCCTACGTGGTGACGTCGGCGGACGGCCACGTGTGGGCGGGCCGTGCGAGCGACCTCGGTGCGCTCAAGCTCGACCCGGACACGGCGACGCTCACGCTCGGCGCGGGGGCTCTCGCCGTCGCGACCGAATCCGGCGACGTCGTCGCGCTCGACCCCGCCACAGGTGTCGTGCACCGGGGCGACCTCGACGATGAGGCGCTCTCGTTCACGGAGGACGGCACGATGAAGGCTGCGGGGGAGGCCGTCACCGCGGCGCTCGCAGCGTCCGCGAACCCGCCGGCCGGCGTCGACGCGGTCGTCGGTGGCATCGCGCAGCCGGTCCAGGCGGCGGCGGTCGGCGACCGTCTCGTGGTCCTCGCAGGCACGACGATCTTCAGCGACGACTGGTCGCGCGACATCTCGGACGCGGGAGCGGACCCCGTCCTGCAGCTCACGGGCCCCGCGCACGACGTCGCGCTCGTCGCGACCGGCACGAACCTCGTCCGCATCCCCATGGACGGCGGCAAGCACGAGCTCGTCACGCCAGGATCGACGGGAGACGCTGCCGCACCCGTCGTCGCGCGCGGCTGCGAGTACGGCGCGTGGTCGACGCCCACGGCGAGCTACCTGCGCCGCTGCGCGGGTCAGGACGACCAGGTCGAGAGCCTCGACGGCATGACGCCGACGACCAAGCTCCGCTACCGGGTCAACCGCGGGGTCGTCGTCCTCAACGACGTCGTCGGGGGCATGATGTGGCTCCCCGAGGACGTCCCGCAGATGCTCACGCCGAACTGGCAGGACATCGAGGACCGGACGGAGTCGGAGAACGACGCCGACGCTGACGCGCAGGACCAGGAGAAGGACGACTCGGTCGACGCGTGCCGGGAGGAGGAGTCGGAGCCGATGCCGGAGGCCGACACGTTCGGCGCCCGCGCGGGCCGCACGACAGTCCTGCCGGTGCTCGACAACGACGTCAACACGGAGTGCGGCGTCCTCACTGTCGCGACCGTCGAGCCGCTCCCCGAGGACGTGGGTCGCATCCAGCCCATCGCGGGTGGACGTGCGCTCCAGGTCGTCGTGCGCCCGGGGGCGTCCGGTACGTACACGCTCGCCTACACGGTCTCGGACGGTCGCCGGCGCACCACGCCGCCCACGTCGACCGTGACGATCCGCATCGCGGCCGACGGCGTCGATGGCCAGCCCAAGCAGGTCCGGGTGCCGGTCGTCGAGGTCGAGGCGCGTGCGATGACGGAGATCGACGTGCTCGCGGCGTTCGTCGACCCCGACGGCGACGACCTGCGTCTCGTCGGTGCGAGCACGGGCGAGGGCGCGCAGGTGACGTCGCGCCAGGACGGGCTGCTGCGCTTCCAGGCGGGCGACCGTCTCGGCCGGCACAAGGTCGTCGTGCGCGTGACGGACGGCACGTCGGAGCCCGTCGAGGGCGAGGTCTTCGTCGACGTGCGGGCCGCGGGCACGCTGCCGCCCCGGCTCGACCCGGTGCTCGCCGAGACGTTCGTCGACACGCCCGTGCAGGTCGACGTCCTCGAGGCGGTGCGCCCGACGACGGTGGCGCCCGTCGCGCTCACGGCCGTCGACGTCGTCGATGGCGTCGACATCGCGCCCGACCTCGCGACCGGGACGTTCTCTTTCTCGGCGCCGACGGCGGGCTCCTACTACGTTCCGTTCACGGTGACCGCGGGCTCGCAGACGGCGCGCGGTCTTGCGCGCATCGAGGTGCTTCAGCGCCCCGAGAGCGTCCTGCCGCCGGTCGCGGTGAGCGACCGCGCGATGCTGCCGAACGGCGGCGAGGTGACGATCGCGCCGACGGCCAACGACACCGACCCCAACGGGCTCGTGCTCGTGCTGACGTCGGTGCGTGCGGAGGAGGGCTCCGCGCTGCGCCTCGGCATCGTGCAGCACGAGCTGCTGCGCATCACGTCGACGAGGCAGCTCGAGCGCCCCGAGAAGGTCCGCTACACCGTCTCCAACGGCCTCACGGAGTCGACGGGGGAGATCCTCGTCATCCCGACGGCCGCCGAGGCGAAGGACCGGGCCCCCGTCGTCCAGGACGTCGAGGTGTCGGTCCGCACGGGCGGCGTCGTGACGATCCCCGTCCTCGACGGGGCCTCCGACCCGGACGGTGACACGGTGTCGCTGCGCCGCACGCTCGTCGAGGAGCCGACCGACGGCCTCATGTTCGTCTCGGGCGACGTCCTGCGCTTCCAGGCGCCGTCGTCGCCGTCGACGGCGACCGCGCGCTTCGCGGTCGTCGATCCGCACGGCAACGAGGCCGCGGCGCGCGTGACGATCAACGTGCGCGCGTCCGACCCGGCGACGAAGGCGCCGCCGCGCCCCAAGGACGTTGAGGCGCGCGTGTTCTCGGGCCAGCGGGTGCGCGTGCAGATCCCGCTCGTCGGCATCGACGACGACGGTGACGGCGTCCAGCTGCTCGGACAGGCGTCCGCGCCCGCGCTCGGGCGCATCATGTCCGTCGGGCCCGACTACCTCGAGTACGAGGCGTTCGCTGAGTCGAGCGGCACGGACACGTTCACGTACGCGGTCGAGGACTGGGTCGGCCAGCGTGCCGTCGCGACGGTGCGCGTCGGCGTCGCGAAGGCGCCCGCCGACCCGCCGGCGATCGTCGCGCGCGACGACGAGGTGCGCGTCCGACCCGGCGAGCGCGTCGAGGTGCGCGTCCTGCTCAACGACGTCGACCCGTCCGGCGGCGACCTCACGCTCGACCCGGAGCTCAAGCCGGTCGAGGGCATCGCGGAGCTGACCGTCGAGGGGCGCCGCATCGTCGCGACGGCCCCCGAGAAGCCTGGCACGTACAACGTGCCGTACCGCGTGACGAACCAGTTCGGGAGCTGGGCGACGGCGACGCTCGCGATCGTCGTGTCGACCGACGCGACGATCCTGCCGCCGGTCGCCAACGACGTCGTCGTGCCCGCGACGGAGACGATCGGCAAGACGTCGGTCGCGGTCGACGTGCTCGCGGTCGCGGTCAACCCGTCGGGCCCGCTGTCCGACCTCGCGCTCACCGTCCCGGCGTCGCACGCCGACATGGCGCGGGTGACGCCGGACGGCAAGGTCGAGGTGACGCTCGGCGACACCGGTCGCACGGTGCCGTTCCTCCTGACGAACACCCGACCCGAGGCCGAGGGCGCTCACGCGTACGCGTTCGTCACGGTCCCGGCCTACGGTGAGTTCCCGCCGATCAAGCGCCCCAAGGCGCGTGAGCTGCGCGTCGGCGCCGGCGAGGAGCTCCTCATCGACATCGCCGAGTTCGTCCAGGTCGGCCCCGGCAAGACGGCGCGCATCGCGTCCGAGGAGTCGGTCTCGGCGACGCGTCACGACGGCTCGAAGCTCGTCCAGGACGAGACGACGCTGCGCTACGTCTCCGACAAGTCGTTCCAGGGCGGCCCCGCGTCGATCACGTTCGACGTCATCGACGGCCCAGTCGGCATGCCCGGTACTCGCACGGCGACGATCTCGCTGCCCATCACGGTGTTCGCGACCGCGACGGTCCCGCCGACGTTCGCGCCGCGCCTCCTCGAGGTCGCGCAGGGCGGCGAGGCGATCTCGCTCGACCTCACGCGCGTGACGATCGGCCCCGAGGGCATCGTCGCCGAGCAGAACCGGTACACGTACTCGCTCGTCCAGGCGCCGAGCGGTTCCTCGGGCGTCACGGCGACACTCTCGGGTTCCGTCCTCACGCTCTCGGCCGCAGCGGGTGCGACCCGCGGCGCCGTCGGCACGGTGAGCCTCGCGATCGGATACGGCGACGGGCAGAGCCTGCCGGCGCAGATCGACTTCCGCGTGCTCGCGTCGGACAAGCCGCTCGCGCGTGTCTCGAACGTCGAGCGTGACGTGACGGCCGGCGAGACGGTGACGTTCGACGTGCTTGACGGCTCGTTCAACCCGTTCACACGCGCACTGCACGTCGTGTCAGCGGCGAACGAGACGCCCGGCGTGTCCGCTGCGGTCTCGAAGAGCGACTCGAGCGTCACGGTGACGCCGCCCGCCGACCACGTCGGGCGGATCACGGTGCGCTTCGCGGTGCGGGACGAGACCGACGACCCGACGCGCGAGGTCGGCGGTCAGATCGTCCTCAACGTGCGGTCCGTGCCGGACGCCCCGACGGGCCTGAGGATCGGCACCGTCGGCAACCGGTCGGTCGAGCTCTCGTGGCTCGCACCCGCGGCGAACGGGTCGCCCATCACGGGCTACACGGTCGTCGACCAAGCGGGCAAGGAGTACGCGTGCGCGGCGACGAGCTGCACGCTCAACGACCTCACGAACGGCACCGACTACACGTTCAGCGTCCGCGCGACCAACGCGATCGGTTCGTCGGAGCAGTCCTCGAAGGCGGGTCCGGCGACACCCGACACGCTGCCCGAGGCCCCGGCCGTGCCGACGGTGACGTTCGGCGACGGAACCCTCGACGTGCGATGGAACGAGCCGAAGACGGAGGGCTCGCCGGTCGCGAAGTACCGCGTCGAGCTCCGGGGCACGGGCGCGCCGGCGGGCACCGTCGACGTGAGCGGCCTCTCGCGGACCTTCGAGGGTCTGCGCAACGGGGAGCAGTACTCGGTGCGCGTGCGCGCGGTCTCGAGCCGCGACCAGGAGGGCCCGTGGTCCCCGACGGCGACCGAGGTCCCCGCGGGCAAGCCGGGGGCACCGACTAGCGTCACCGCGATCCGCAACGCCAAGAGCGCGATCGGTAGTGGAGTCGTCGACGTCAGGTGGGAGGCCTCGGCGACCAACGGGGCGGCGATCAAGAGCTACGTGGTGACGGCGACACCGGAGGGTGGCGGAAGTCCAATCACCGGCAGAACGTCAAGCGGCACTTCGGTCCAGCTCGAAGGCGCGCGTAACGGCGTCGTCTACCAGATTGCCGTCGTCGCCTCGAACAAGGCAGGCGACGGAATGCCCGGAAACACGACCGTCCGGACGTGGGCAGCCCCCCTCTCCGCGACAGGAGGCAAGGCACAAGGGTTCGAGGACAACCAGTTCGGAAACGGCCGCGTGACCTACTCATGGAGCGCTCCCAAGGAGACGGGTGGGGTGGGCATTCAGATCGATCACTACCGAGTCAAGTTCGGATCGAGAGAGTCCACGGTGACCTCGGAGTCCTTCACCGCTGACGGGGTCGCGGGAGGCACGGACTCGCCGACTGTGAATGTCAAGGCATGCACCGTTCCGGAGTCGGGTTCGAGCGAGGTTTGCTCGGCCGATTGGTTGTCGATCCCGGGCCTGCCGGTGATCACTGCTCCATTGGCTGGCAAGGTGACCCCGGACCCCGGCTCGGGGCCCGCAGCCTACAAGATCTCTGTCAGGGCGCCAGAAGGGGCGGAGCTCGGCGGCGACCTTGGCGCGAGCACGGTCGCGCGCCTGTTCATCGACGGCGTCAAGACCGAGGAGCGGACGGTGCCGTCGGGCGAGACCGTCGTCTTTTCCAGCGGTTCGACGGAGATCCCCGCAGGTACGGTCGTCAAGGCGAGTTTGGCGACGATGAACCGCTACGGGCAGAGTGCGGTATCGGAGGAGTCATACAGCGTGACTGCTCCTCCGGAGCCTGGGGCACCCATCGCGTCTGTTGTCACGTGTGACTATGGCCGGGCGTGCATCAGCTGGACCTACGACAACCCGTCAAAGTTCTGGAAGCTGCAGAAGTTCCTGGTGCGCATCCGGATCGACGGCGGCGAGGTCAAGGAGTACGAAGCCACCAAGGGACAGCGTGCGTGGACGCACCCTGACGTGCTCGACGGAACGAAGTTCCAGGTCCAGGTGGGCGCGGTGACGGAGTTCCTCGGTGGGCAACGTACCAAGTGGAGTGATGAGCGACCCGGAGTCATCGCTCACCCGGATCCGGACCCGACGGATCCGCCGACGACGCCGGCCCCGACAGAGACCACGAGCCCGCCCGCCGCGGGCGGAGGTGACTGA
- a CDS encoding MoxR family ATPase, with protein sequence MTPEQAGWFRETFETLVDNVSQAVLGKPNAVRLAFTALFAEGHVLLEDAPGTGKTMLARSLAATVQGTHNRIQFTPDLLPSDVTGVSVYDQSTGRFAFHRGPIFASIVLADEINRASPKTQSALLEVMEESRITVDGEAHGVGRPFMVIATQNPIEQAGTYRLPEAQLDRFLIKTSLGYPDHAATVQILAGSATRDRSAGLSPRITTDAVADMADMAADVHVDDAVLDYVSRIAEATRTDTRTRLGVSVRGCLALVRCAKVWAASQGRSFVVPDDVKDLVEPVLAHRLVLDVESEFAGVTAPEIIQDVLATTAPPVERVA encoded by the coding sequence ATCACCCCCGAGCAGGCCGGCTGGTTCCGAGAGACGTTCGAGACGCTCGTCGACAACGTCTCGCAGGCCGTCCTCGGCAAGCCGAACGCGGTTCGTCTCGCCTTCACCGCGCTCTTCGCCGAGGGGCACGTGCTCCTCGAGGACGCGCCGGGCACGGGCAAGACGATGCTCGCCCGTTCGCTCGCCGCAACGGTCCAGGGCACGCACAACCGCATCCAGTTCACGCCGGACCTGCTGCCGTCCGACGTCACGGGCGTGTCCGTGTACGACCAGTCGACCGGGCGCTTCGCGTTCCATCGCGGCCCGATCTTCGCGTCGATCGTCCTCGCGGACGAGATCAACCGTGCGTCGCCCAAGACGCAGTCGGCGCTCCTGGAGGTCATGGAGGAGTCCCGGATCACCGTCGACGGCGAGGCCCACGGGGTCGGCCGTCCGTTCATGGTCATCGCGACGCAGAACCCCATCGAGCAGGCCGGCACCTACCGCCTGCCGGAGGCCCAGCTCGACCGCTTCCTCATCAAGACGTCGCTCGGCTACCCCGACCACGCAGCCACCGTGCAGATCCTCGCGGGATCCGCGACGCGTGACCGCTCGGCAGGGCTCAGCCCGCGCATCACGACGGACGCGGTCGCCGACATGGCAGACATGGCGGCGGACGTCCACGTCGACGACGCGGTGCTCGACTACGTCTCGCGGATCGCCGAGGCGACCCGCACCGACACCCGCACGCGTCTCGGCGTCTCCGTGCGCGGCTGCCTCGCCCTCGTGCGCTGCGCCAAGGTGTGGGCCGCGTCGCAGGGCCGCTCGTTCGTCGTTCCGGACGACGTCAAGGATCTCGTCGAACCCGTGCTCGCGCACCGCCTCGTGCTCGACGTCGAGTCGGAGTTCGCCGGCGTCACCGCGCCCGAGATCATCCAGGACGTGCTCGCGACGACCGCACCGCCCGTGGAGCGGGTCGCCTGA